DNA from Macadamia integrifolia cultivar HAES 741 chromosome 12, SCU_Mint_v3, whole genome shotgun sequence:
TTTGGTTTTGTCAAACAGATTGTTATCAAGGGTATTGGCCATTTGTGGCCCCTATctgtggatttttttattttatattaaattattaattCAGTTTTTCCACAGTATGTCCAGCCTCTTTCCGACCATATGGTTGCGAGTTGGATGGTGGTTAGACTCAGGCAAAACCCATCTTGAAGCTAAACTTCTGCCATTGGTTGTCATATATTTTGTTATGCTTGTGGCTTGTAATCTGAATTGTACATGCATACAACccaaatatttttcattcaaaattCTGACATTGATTTTCATATATTCTGTTATACTTGTGGCTTGTTATCTGAATTTCACTTGCATAGATCCCATTTATTTTTCGTTCAAACTTTTGCCTTTGATTTTCATATATTCTGATATTCTACTGGCTTGTTATTTGAATTTCACATTCATACAcccaaatatttttcattttgtttttcccACTTGAACTCTTATTTGGTTTTTACTAATATTTTGTAGTTTTGTAGCTTATTAGATCCTTCCATTGCCCAGGTTCTCTTCTAGTTGAGATAAGAGTGAAAAATGATGAGATCTTTCATCTTGAGAGCAACCAAAAACCAAAGCattcctcttgttcttcatcacTTCAATCTTCATGTATTCTCTTCGTTTTTCCCAAAGATGACTTTTATTCACTTGTTTAACTGTAACTTTTATTCAGTTAGTTGTTTgttgagtgttttttttttttttttcccattaatttATTTGTCTGCAGAGAGGGTTGCATAGCAGAAATAAAAAGGCTTTGGAGTACGTAGCAAAAGGATTCAGTGCTTTACAGGAAGTTGACCGAGTAATCGATCACACTGAACCGAATGACCCTcgtctcttccctcttctcagAGTAAGGAACATGTAGAAGCCATTTTGACTTCTAATTCTACATCTTCAATCTTTGCTTATTTCCATCTTTGCTGtcagttgttttttttttcctcctgaatgcctccattttccttttaatgGACAATAGCAAAAATATTTCATTGGTATTGAATAGCTTATGCATGTATGGAATATGTGTAGAAGTATCTTTCATTTTTACTAGATTACATGGGACATATAAAGAGTCCTGAATCTCTAATACCAGTTTGCATGAAACCATCCCTCAGATGTAGTCGGGATAAAGCTTATTTTAGTGGAGTTGACATTGAACAGTTATTATTTATGGGATGATCGAGTTTGCTCCCTTTTTTATTGCATTTTTGTGTTCCTCAAGTACTGTATTTGTGCCAATAGAATAGATGCAGAAGAGACATACATATTCTAATACTTATATGAACTACTTGCTGGGTTtttttcttcccactaattgTCTCTATATATGCCCCTAATTTGCATGAGCCAGGTGCACTTGATGTTTAATTATGTTAAATGCACATAAAATTCATATTGCACTTGAATTTGGTAATTGAGGCTTTGATACTAATTATCAgcaattttcttattcttttttggatCATTATTGGTTGCAGAACCCTGAGTTTATGTTGTTATTGGTTTCTCTATTCCTGGGTCTTGGTGAATgttaaatttttcttcttttgggttcATACCAGACTGCAAAGGAGAACTTTGAATTGGCGTTAGAGGCAGACAATGGGAACACACATGCAAGGTATTGGTTGGCCAGGCTGCATTTGAAATACCAGGTCCCTGGGGCCTGTAAAGCAATGTGAGTATGTTTAACTGCCAATTTGATTCTTTAGTGTTGACATGATCACTCCATTGACAGAGCAAAAAACCTATAGCAAGACTGCAAAACTGATTATGTAGTTAGTTAATATATTGGAATGtgattcatccaaaaaatgTATCTTGTAATGTGAATTAGGATCTAAATATGCATGATTATGTAGTTAGTTATTATATTGGAATGTGATTCATTCAAAAATATGTATCGGAATGTGAATTAGGATCTAAATATGCATGATTGTGTAGTTAGTTATTATATTGGAATGTGATtaatccaaaaatatatatcgGAATGTGAATTAGGATCTAAATATGCATATAGATAAATTTAAAGGGTTAAGTATATTGTAATTATGAGTAAGAAACCCATGTATTTTCACTGGTCACCCTCAGTTTGTATATGTGTTCTTTCAAATTTCTCATATTGTTATTCATGGATTAGCACCTCAAGGCTCTTTGATGGGTATAAAGAAATTGTCTTGGTAGCAACCACCAAACCGATAGAAAAAGGGTTAGCTTCGCAGCTGGGCCACAAGCAAGGTAAGTAGGTCCATTACTGCCTGGCTCCGGACCGAAAAGACATAACAGAGTAATCCCTCATTTGGATCGGAGATGCTAACGTGGTGGGAATCGAAGTGGTGCACCGTGCACCTCTCTGTCGCACCTGTCTCCCTAGACATAGACTTTATATGGGGTAGTACTCTTGGAAAGATAGAATATCACTGCGTGAACATTACATTAAGTTAAGAATGTAACTCCTAGGGATTGACCACTTTTCTTTTTATAGTAAGGTGGAGAACTGCTGTTAATTGGAGCGCTAGAGTGTGGAGGTTGTTGGGCCATTGAAGTCAAAGTTTGGGACTGAGCCTTCCAAATAAGAAAGACCAAAAAGTGATTCGTTTTGTTGGTAAATCCAACGTCAATGTCATATTTACTTTCTCTCATCCAATAAGAATTTCCAAGATTGACTCTATGAAATTCTCTCCTTTCCAAAGCTGCACAAGGTCccaccgccccccccccccNNNNNNNNNNNNNNNNNNNNaaaaaaaaaaaaaaaaaaagaacaaagctCACCCCTCTTTCCCCCTCTTTAATGAAAGACCCTTGCCCCACTTCCCTTTTGGCCCTTGTTACTAGATTCTTAAGCGTTACAATTGGGGCTTGGGAGCCCACTTAGATGTACTCCCAACAGACAAGATGGGTGAACTTCTGTTAAATGTGCAtggttgttttttatttaactGATATTGCACAATATATATTTATGTGGTCTGATTTGGCATTGCTAAAGTATTTCTTTTGCATCTTATAGTATAATGTTTGTCCGATAGTGCtaactctttcttcttcttcatttttttttttttttttttctttttttctggatAGAGGAGCAGCTTTGCTGGTGGAACCTGCAAACATGGGTGATCCAGATGCACAATATGAATTAGGTTGTCATCTAAGAGTTGAGGTGTTCATCTACGTTGCTTGATGGTGCAAATAATTCCTGCTGTGTTTTGTATTAACTGTGAGTGGTGAGCCTGTGATTTTTGTTGAAGATAGATTTGAATTTAACAGGTTTTTTAATCAGGTTTAATGTTTGCAACATTGGCCACCAAGGGAGTTTATCTTGACAGCTCTATCATATCTACTGTGTGGTACAACAGATGGGGCCCAGACCACAAAAATCCAGCTAGATACTAGTGTAAACAGGATTCAAGAAACAGAGAAAATATATGCCAGAAATAGAAGAAAGTTCGTAACTCACAACAGACGATTCAGCATAGGTTAACACTCAAGTCGAGTATCAGTCAGAACCAGTAGAATAATTCTGTAAATTATTCCTGAAAAGAGAAGTGTGAGAAGTGGTCTAACCTGCACAGACAATTCCTAACGGCACTAATTTGACAGTAAGGGTTTTGGAACTATAATTTAGGTGTCGGAAGAAGAATTTGACAGCAGAATTCCTAAGGGAATTATATCAAAACTGACCAACATACTAAATTTGAGACAATACAGATCACTAATGGAGCGATATATGAAGAATAATGCAATCTGCAATAAAGTAAGGGTGGCTCAAATTAGAGTAATAATGAGAAATAGTAAGAAGAATagtagaagagaaaaggaaggaaagatATCACCTGGGAATAAATATGAACACTACTAGAAGGAGGGAGGTCAGATCTGGAATACCAAACCCATATGTACAGCTACACAGCTCCAAACTCTtgaaagaatatttttttactCAGAACTTGTCCTAGTGATGGGGGTGTATACATACATAAAACCTTGTAAATTTCCTAAACTGACTCATaattggatttctaattactctcttttattgatatgacttaatagactcaaaatagaactcataaattttatttaatatccTAACATAACTCAAACACTTGACTACTAATCacatgcaaggattaaagtatcggtatcggttgctgtatcggtcggccaaaattaagaaacgtatcggagggtattgtattgtatcggagggtatcgtatcgtatcggagatacattaAAGATACACACGTAAATGGATagtttaaacacttttgcataaagaatttgttaaaaaaggctattgataacatgtattatgcataaatactaaattgagggtatcacatTAAGAAtgcaaggtttgtagttgtcccataaatgtaaaattcttgttcccaacattgatttccactttagttagagagaaatatggttggcagcaactttggaacaaaaaccccaaaaaaaatcgtgtttttctaaaaaattacccatcttggccattatatgattgtagcgcattgtatcggtacataccgatatgtaccgatcgatacatagcgatactcaccgatacgtaccgatatgtaccgatacatactgaaatgtatatttcacctcgattttatatttttcatagatttgtatcggtgcatatcgtatcgatgtgtatcggtggtgtattgatgtatatcggtatgtatcataggatatatatcaatacgaaaggattttaaaaattccatctaTCGTATCGGTGTATATCGTATtggtcgactaaatttaagatacttatcggagggtatcgtatcagtatcgaaAATACTTTAAACCATTATCACATGTCCTAGCTTCACCGCCACTCTATGGCATATAAATTAGGCTTGTTACAATGT
Protein-coding regions in this window:
- the LOC122057148 gene encoding uncharacterized protein LOC122057148 isoform X2, with protein sequence MMRSFILRATKNQSIPLVLHHFNLHRGLHSRNKKALEYVAKGFSALQEVDRVIDHTEPNDPRLFPLLRTAKENFELALEADNGNTHARYWLARLHLKYQVPGACKAIGAALLVEPANMGDPDAQYELGCHLRVENKNAQSDQQAFYYLEKSVDQLHPGALYLLGAVYLTGDCVKKDIASALWCFHRASEKGHAGAAIAYGSLLLKGITFDFNDYRYCAKRSRRVTT
- the LOC122057148 gene encoding uncharacterized protein LOC122057148 isoform X1 — translated: MMRSFILRATKNQSIPLVLHHFNLHRGLHSRNKKALEYVAKGFSALQEVDRVIDHTEPNDPRLFPLLRTAKENFELALEADNGNTHARYWLARLHLKYQVPGACKAIGAALLVEPANMGDPDAQYELGCHLRVENKNAQSDQQAFYYLEKSVDQLHPGALYLLGAVYLTGDCVKKDIASALWCFHRASEKGHAGAAIAYGSLLLKGAKVPEALTKFNSKGNRSETVRLEKPAPDTLEVASGQFQKAAKAGCDLGFQWLKRLEDEENA